ATTGACGCCGTTTCCAGGTTGGATTATTATTTATCATGCATCATAAAATAACCAACACAATATCATAGCTCTGCCCGATGATCTTCTGAAAGAAGCTGTTCCTGGAAATATCAGGCGAGCCGAGCATTTTGTAGCCTTTTTGAAAAGATTTCTTGAATATCTCAAGGTCAGTTCAGTATTTCGTATTTATTTCTGTGTGTTCATCCTCACTGATTTATTTCACCTTAGACGAGAATGAAAGTCCGTCAAGTCATCTCGGAAACACCATTATCATTTTTGGCTCACTTGAAAGAACATACTTTCATCGAGAGGAAGCCGTTGCGATTTTGTGCCGAACGGTTAACGTCGCTGGTCAGGACCCTTGAGCTTATGAATATTGAAGACTACCAAGCTCTCCAAGAAGTAGCAACATTCGCTACTCTCGTTGCGACATATGAGAAGGGTTTCTTGCTCATATTAGAGCCATACGAATCCGATACCGCCGAAGTCCCAAATCCCACTCTTCACTTTACCTGCCTTgacgccgccatcgccatccgaCCTGTATTTGAAAGGTTCTACTCGGTGATCATAACCTCTGGTACTATCTCGCCACTTGAAATGTATCCTAAAATGCTGGATTTCGCTACGGTAATACAAGAGTCATATAGTATGACGCTTGCGCGGAGATCTTTCCTTCCGATGATTGTAACTCGCGGAAGCGACCAGGCTTCGGTCTCATCCAGCTTTCAGGTTCGAAATGAACCCAGTGTTGTTCGAAACTACGGCAATCTCCTCACAGAATTTGCCAAAATTACCCCTGACGGCCTGGTTGTCTTCTTCCCGTCATATCTATACATGGAATCCATCATTAGCATGTGGCAGGGCATGGGCATTCTCGACGAGGTTTGGAAGTATAAACTGATCCTGGTGGAAACTCCCGATGCGCAAGAAACATCACTGGCCCTAGAAACATACCGAACTGCCTGTTGCAATGGAAGAGGAGCAATTCTACTTTGCGTCGCTCGCGGGAAAGTATCAGAGGGTATCGATTTCGATCACCAATACGGCCGAACCGTGCTCTGTATCGGCGTTCCGTTTCAGTACACAGAATCAAGAATCCTGAAAGCAAGGCTTGAGTTTTTGCGAGAAACATATCGCATTAAAGAAAACGATTTCTTGTCCTTTGACGCCATGCGCCACGCTGCCCAGTGCCTAGGCCGTGTCTTGAGAGGCAAAGACGACTATGGAGTCATGGTGCTGGCCGATCGACGTttccagaagaagaggagccagCTACCTAAATGGATCAACCAGGGCTTGTCGGATGCCGATACGAATCTGAGTACCGATATGGCGGTTAGTAGTGCTCGACGATTTTTGAAGACAATGGCGCAACCATTCCGGAGTAAAGACCAGGAAGGCATCAGTACCTGGGGGTACGAAGACCTGTTGCAACACCAGAGAaaggtggaagaagaaaggggggATGAACCCCCTCCGGCCATGGCAAATTCACGAGCAGCCGCTAATGAAAACATGACTACTACGTATGAATCTGATTATGAAGACATTGATCAAGAAATGATGGAGTTGGAAGGCTTCTAAGGAGTTCGGACCGTGCAGAGCGGTTAGAGGGTGAGATGTCTGATTCTCTGGCTAATTGCCTTTTCTATctatctttctttccttctttcttggAATCTGGGTTATAATAAGTCTATACATTAATCATTCGCTAGTTATTCATTACGTCAGTACAATCCATCATATCATATCTTTTACCATAGGTAGTCTCTAAATCCATCACGACTTTTCCATTCTAAACCACTGAAATCCTGCAAAATGGTAAAAATATTTAGAAAGTATACCCGCAATAGGTAGCACCAACGCAAAAAGATAATAGACAGCTAGAGTGGGGGGGTATCACAGCACATGTATAACGTGCCAACTCAGTCGACTCATCTCGTGGTGGGTATAATGCGCCTAGAGGCTTTGACAGCTCTCATAGCAGGCAACGTGTTCGCTCTGCCCGGTTTCCTGCCAATCTCAATGCACAACATTCGGATAAAGTCCGTATTACTCCAGTAGCTACTATGAGCGCTCAGCATATTCAAATACTGAATCTCCAGCGGACCGCCACCAGATCGGATAAACCAGTCGATCTGGCCGTTATCATTAAGAAGaaaggccttcttctcggcaATTTCCTCTC
The Trichoderma asperellum chromosome 7, complete sequence DNA segment above includes these coding regions:
- the RAD3 gene encoding TFIIH/NER complex ATP-dependent 5'-3' DNA helicase subunit, variant 2 (BUSCO:EOG092D0Q23), which codes for MLTWPTGTMSEIEKALVELQSLMKYRAEQLGYEEEFRGLGLTSRKNLCLHPSVKREKSGSVVDARCRSLTAGFVKEKKDRGENVDVCVYHDNLDLLEPHNLIPNGVWSFDALLKYGEEHKQCPYFTARRMMQYCNVVIFSYHYLLDPKIAERVTKDFSKDCIVVFDEAHNIDNVCIESLSTDITEDSIRKATRSAQHLERRIAEMRETDQEQLQNEYEKLVQGLREADESRQEDAFMANPALPDDLLKEAVPGNIRRAEHFVAFLKRFLEYLKTRMKVRQVISETPLSFLAHLKEHTFIERKPLRFCAERLTSLVRTLELMNIEDYQALQEVATFATLVATYEKGFLLILEPYESDTAEVPNPTLHFTCLDAAIAIRPVFERFYSVIITSGTISPLEMYPKMLDFATVIQESYSMTLARRSFLPMIVTRGSDQASVSSSFQVRNEPSVVRNYGNLLTEFAKITPDGLVVFFPSYLYMESIISMWQGMGILDEVWKYKLILVETPDAQETSLALETYRTACCNGRGAILLCVARGKVSEGIDFDHQYGRTVLCIGVPFQYTESRILKARLEFLRETYRIKENDFLSFDAMRHAAQCLGRVLRGKDDYGVMVLADRRFQKKRSQLPKWINQGLSDADTNLSTDMAVSSARRFLKTMAQPFRSKDQEGISTWGYEDLLQHQRKVEEERGDEPPPAMANSRAAANENMTTTYESDYEDIDQEMMELEGF
- the RAD3 gene encoding TFIIH/NER complex ATP-dependent 5'-3' DNA helicase subunit (BUSCO:EOG092D0Q23) — protein: MHALAVYTYLANIPNEQYAYMCDLKKTLDAGGHCVLEMPSGTGKTVSLLSLIVAYQQHMPEKRKLIYCSRTMSEIEKALVELQSLMKYRAEQLGYEEEFRGLGLTSRKNLCLHPSVKREKSGSVVDARCRSLTAGFVKEKKDRGENVDVCVYHDNLDLLEPHNLIPNGVWSFDALLKYGEEHKQCPYFTARRMMQYCNVVIFSYHYLLDPKIAERVTKDFSKDCIVVFDEAHNIDNVCIESLSTDITEDSIRKATRSAQHLERRIAEMRETDQEQLQNEYEKLVQGLREADESRQEDAFMANPALPDDLLKEAVPGNIRRAEHFVAFLKRFLEYLKTRMKVRQVISETPLSFLAHLKEHTFIERKPLRFCAERLTSLVRTLELMNIEDYQALQEVATFATLVATYEKGFLLILEPYESDTAEVPNPTLHFTCLDAAIAIRPVFERFYSVIITSGTISPLEMYPKMLDFATVIQESYSMTLARRSFLPMIVTRGSDQASVSSSFQVRNEPSVVRNYGNLLTEFAKITPDGLVVFFPSYLYMESIISMWQGMGILDEVWKYKLILVETPDAQETSLALETYRTACCNGRGAILLCVARGKVSEGIDFDHQYGRTVLCIGVPFQYTESRILKARLEFLRETYRIKENDFLSFDAMRHAAQCLGRVLRGKDDYGVMVLADRRFQKKRSQLPKWINQGLSDADTNLSTDMAVSSARRFLKTMAQPFRSKDQEGISTWGYEDLLQHQRKVEEERGDEPPPAMANSRAAANENMTTTYESDYEDIDQEMMELEGF